In Methanocaldococcus sp. FS406-22, the genomic stretch GGCAATAGAGGCTGGAAAAAACCTTGATTTGTATGTTAAAGCCGCTGGAGTAGTTTATATTAATGAGGAAGATATGGAAAAATTAGGAGTTAAAGAAGGGGATAAAGTTAAAGTTAAGTCAGAGTATGGGGAAGTTGTTGTTTATGTAAAAAAAGCTACAGAAAGAATGCCAGAAGGGATGATTTATATTCCAATGGGTCCTTGGGCAAACTGTGTAGTTAAGCCAGATACACACAGCACTGGAATGCCTACATACAAAGGATATCCTGGATTTTACGTTGAAGTAGAGAAAACAGATGAGGAATTTTTAGATATGAGGGCATTAATGAGGAAAAAATACATTGAAGCAGTTGAATAAACCAAATATAAACAAATGGTGATAGAATGGAATATATCATAAAAAATGGGATTGTTTACGACCCATTAAATGGAATTAATGGAGAAAAGATGGATATTTGTGTTAAAGATGGGAAGATAGTTGAGAGTGTCTCTGATAATGCCAAGGTTATTGATGCCTCTAACTGTGTTGTAATGCCTGGAGGGGTTGATTCTCACAGCCACGTTGC encodes the following:
- the fwdD gene encoding tungsten-dependent formylmethanofuran dehydrogenase subunit FwdD produces the protein MKFFLNTGRTIWQGEAIEAGKNLDLYVKAAGVVYINEEDMEKLGVKEGDKVKVKSEYGEVVVYVKKATERMPEGMIYIPMGPWANCVVKPDTHSTGMPTYKGYPGFYVEVEKTDEEFLDMRALMRKKYIEAVE